The following proteins are co-located in the Pseudomonas synxantha genome:
- a CDS encoding flagellar brake protein — translation MFNALNAEDAPQPPKVLTTPLEIASTLRMLQDSHDPLIITFHERSQRFQSYLVDVSRDSTTLVLDEMIPRDGERYLENGEPFRIEGFHDGVRIAWESNGTLSLSEKDGHRIYSGNMPAEVVYHQRRNAFRAALKLAQLVNIELGGEKLKAPVNGKLLDISATGCKLRFEGDISERLQLGQVYDRFVAALPFGSMTTAVELRYLHFEDKINITFAGVRFHNMSGLVQRQVERFVYQLQREARRFDKDDDF, via the coding sequence GTGTTCAACGCCCTTAATGCGGAAGATGCCCCGCAGCCACCGAAGGTCCTCACCACGCCTCTGGAAATCGCCAGCACTTTGCGGATGCTCCAAGATAGCCATGATCCTTTGATCATCACCTTCCACGAGCGCAGCCAACGCTTTCAAAGCTATCTGGTAGACGTTTCCCGCGACAGCACCACGTTGGTCCTGGACGAAATGATTCCCCGTGACGGTGAACGCTACCTGGAGAATGGCGAGCCCTTTCGTATCGAAGGTTTTCACGATGGTGTGCGGATTGCCTGGGAAAGCAATGGCACACTGAGCCTCAGCGAAAAGGACGGCCACCGCATCTACAGCGGCAACATGCCCGCAGAGGTGGTCTACCATCAGCGCCGCAATGCTTTTCGTGCCGCATTGAAACTGGCGCAATTGGTGAATATCGAGTTGGGTGGCGAGAAACTCAAGGCCCCGGTCAACGGTAAGTTGCTGGATATCTCCGCCACCGGCTGCAAGCTTCGCTTTGAAGGCGACATCTCCGAGCGCCTGCAGCTGGGCCAGGTCTACGACCGTTTTGTCGCCGCCCTGCCCTTCGGCAGCATGACCACCGCCGTAGAATTGCGCTACCTGCACTTCGAAGACAAGATCAACATTACGTTCGCTGGAGTGCGCTTCCACAACATGAGTGGCTTGGTGCAACGCCAAGTGGAGCGCTTTGTGTATCAGTTGCAGCGCGAGGCTCGGCGCTTCGACAAAGACGACGATTTTTAA
- the flgC gene encoding flagellar basal body rod protein FlgC yields the protein MSLSSVFNIAGSGMSAQTTRLNTVASNIANAETVSSSIDQTYRARHPVFATMFQASQSGGSDSLFQDQDAAGSGVQVLGVVEDQSNLEARYEPNHPAANEKGYVYYPNVNVVEEMADMISASRSFQTNAEMMNTAKAMMQKVLTLGQ from the coding sequence ATGTCCCTGTCCAGTGTTTTCAATATTGCCGGCAGTGGCATGAGCGCGCAAACCACGCGCTTGAACACCGTCGCCAGTAACATCGCCAACGCCGAGACCGTGTCTTCGAGCATTGACCAAACTTACCGCGCGCGTCACCCGGTGTTTGCCACCATGTTCCAGGCTAGTCAGAGCGGCGGCAGTGATTCGTTGTTCCAGGACCAGGACGCAGCCGGCTCCGGTGTGCAGGTGCTGGGTGTAGTCGAAGACCAGAGCAACCTTGAGGCCCGTTACGAGCCGAACCATCCCGCCGCGAACGAAAAGGGTTACGTCTACTACCCCAACGTCAACGTGGTCGAGGAGATGGCTGACATGATTTCCGCCAGCCGTTCATTCCAGACCAACGCGGAAATGATGAACACCGCCAAAGCCATGATGCAGAAGGTCTTGACCCTGGGTCAGTGA
- a CDS encoding flagella synthesis protein FlgN has translation MHHDEHLLQLIIDDLAPTQQLLELLKEESLALYGRDMRLLEEILARKQSLIVLLEQHGKKRSEILISLGLPADHDGLAQLASHSSVGDQLLSQSKELNQLLAQCQEANLLNGQSIQLQQATTANQLRILHGGEPPALYNAQGSTSRLVKPSTRSQA, from the coding sequence ATGCACCACGACGAACATTTGCTTCAACTGATCATTGATGATCTGGCGCCGACGCAGCAATTGCTCGAGCTGCTCAAAGAAGAGTCCCTGGCCTTGTACGGCCGGGATATGCGCTTGCTGGAAGAAATCCTGGCGCGCAAACAGTCACTGATAGTGCTGCTCGAACAGCACGGCAAGAAGCGCAGCGAGATTCTGATCAGCCTGGGCCTGCCTGCCGATCATGATGGCCTCGCGCAATTGGCCAGTCACTCTTCGGTAGGTGACCAGTTGCTGTCGCAAAGCAAGGAACTCAACCAATTGCTCGCCCAGTGCCAGGAAGCCAACCTGCTAAACGGCCAGTCGATCCAGCTTCAGCAAGCCACGACCGCCAATCAGTTACGCATACTCCATGGCGGCGAACCTCCAGCACTGTACAACGCACAAGGCTCCACCTCGCGTCTGGTCAAGCCAAGCACCCGCAGCCAAGCCTGA
- the flgE gene encoding flagellar hook protein FlgE, producing MSFNIGLSGLYAANKQLDVTGNNIANVATTGFKSSRAEFADIYAASKLGTGQNTIGNGVNLAAVSQQFTQGDVNGGGGILDMAIQGGGFFVQKGSDGSLEYTRSGAFRADKDGYITNNTGTSRLQGYAADENGKITKGGLVDLQLNLANLPPKASTKVDSASNLNSSSPVIDQTKNPFDPSKSETFTTQYSTTLYDSQGNAHPMVQYVVKTDANQWQSYTLIDGRNPDGSAPTGTGADVKAPVPSTLSFDGAGNLKSIVTGGVAGNTLTIKDWVPGTVTDGVWKANDATANKDGIAINMGNVTQYNSASYRNPPITDGYATGQITGLKIDGSGVLFATFSNQQSKAIGQISLASFNNEQGLQPAGGTAWKETFASGQPGYDAPESGTLGSIKGSSLEASNVNLTNELVDLIKAQSNYQANAKTISTQSTIMQTIIQMT from the coding sequence ATGTCTTTTAATATCGGCCTTAGCGGCCTCTATGCGGCCAACAAACAACTGGACGTGACCGGCAACAACATCGCCAACGTCGCGACCACTGGCTTCAAGTCATCCCGTGCGGAATTCGCCGATATCTACGCGGCCTCCAAGCTGGGTACTGGCCAGAATACTATCGGCAACGGTGTGAACCTGGCGGCGGTGTCCCAGCAGTTCACCCAGGGCGACGTCAACGGCGGTGGCGGCATCCTCGACATGGCGATCCAGGGTGGTGGTTTCTTCGTGCAGAAGGGTAGCGACGGCTCGTTGGAATACACCCGTAGCGGTGCTTTCCGTGCGGACAAGGACGGCTACATCACCAACAACACCGGCACTTCGCGTCTACAGGGCTACGCTGCGGACGAGAATGGCAAGATAACCAAGGGTGGCCTGGTGGACCTGCAACTGAACCTGGCGAATCTGCCACCGAAGGCGTCCACCAAGGTGGATTCGGCCAGCAACCTCAACTCCTCGTCCCCGGTGATCGACCAGACCAAGAATCCGTTTGATCCGAGCAAGTCCGAAACATTCACTACGCAATACAGCACTACGTTGTACGACTCTCAGGGTAACGCCCACCCGATGGTGCAGTACGTGGTGAAAACCGATGCCAACCAGTGGCAGTCCTACACCTTGATTGACGGCCGCAACCCTGATGGTTCGGCTCCTACCGGTACCGGTGCTGACGTGAAGGCGCCTGTGCCCTCGACTCTGAGTTTCGATGGTGCCGGTAATCTCAAGAGCATCGTGACCGGTGGTGTTGCCGGCAACACCTTGACCATCAAGGATTGGGTACCTGGCACAGTCACCGATGGAGTCTGGAAGGCCAACGATGCGACAGCGAACAAGGACGGCATTGCTATCAACATGGGCAACGTCACTCAGTACAACTCCGCCAGCTACCGCAACCCGCCAATCACTGACGGTTATGCCACTGGCCAGATCACCGGCCTGAAAATCGACGGCAGCGGTGTATTGTTCGCAACCTTCAGCAACCAGCAGAGCAAGGCCATCGGCCAGATTTCCCTGGCCAGCTTCAACAACGAGCAAGGCCTGCAGCCGGCTGGCGGTACGGCTTGGAAAGAGACCTTCGCATCGGGCCAGCCGGGTTACGACGCGCCGGAATCTGGTACCCTGGGTTCGATCAAGGGCTCCTCTCTGGAAGCCTCCAACGTCAACCTGACCAACGAGCTGGTGGACCTGATCAAGGCCCAGAGCAATTACCAGGCGAACGCCAAGACCATCTCCACCCAAAGCACCATCATGCAGACCATCATTCAGATGACCTGA
- the flgM gene encoding flagellar biosynthesis anti-sigma factor FlgM, with amino-acid sequence MVIDFSRLNNAPALPGSTRTSGAKDSVEAKPQPLPAKAEQASVSQSGESVHLSNEAQQLQKVTDSLRDQPVVNKARVAELKQAIADGSYKVDSNRVASKLLNFEAER; translated from the coding sequence ATGGTCATTGATTTCAGTCGTTTGAATAACGCCCCGGCTTTGCCAGGCAGTACGCGCACCAGCGGTGCCAAGGACAGCGTAGAAGCCAAGCCACAGCCCCTGCCCGCCAAGGCAGAACAGGCCAGCGTCAGCCAGAGTGGGGAATCGGTTCACCTGAGCAATGAGGCTCAACAGTTGCAGAAGGTCACTGACTCGCTGCGCGACCAGCCGGTTGTCAACAAAGCCCGCGTGGCCGAGTTGAAACAGGCCATCGCCGATGGCAGCTATAAAGTCGACAGCAACCGTGTCGCCAGCAAGCTGCTCAACTTCGAAGCCGAGCGCTAG
- the flgD gene encoding flagellar hook assembly protein FlgD, with protein sequence MAIVDTSNNTAVQDLFNSKVKDASNNVANVSKAATGSQSLGKDAFLQLLVTQLKNQNPLSPQDNGAFVAQLAQFSSLEGINTLNDSVNNISSNFSSSQALQASSLVGRSIIIQTDKAMVDTSKSMNGSVEVPSAVGNISVKITDKDGNVVRTVDMGAQSAGSQSFIWDGKNEKGEIAPAGTYTFNASTKNDKGDAVALATSLPATVTSVTLSKTGGEMLLNLAGGMGSVKLSQIQTIGT encoded by the coding sequence ATGGCCATCGTTGATACGTCTAACAACACGGCAGTCCAGGACCTGTTCAATTCCAAGGTCAAGGATGCTTCGAACAATGTAGCGAATGTTTCCAAAGCCGCGACCGGCAGCCAGTCGCTGGGCAAGGATGCATTCCTGCAGTTGCTGGTCACCCAGCTGAAAAACCAGAACCCGCTGTCGCCCCAGGACAACGGCGCGTTCGTGGCCCAGCTTGCACAGTTCAGCAGCCTTGAAGGCATCAACACCCTCAACGACTCGGTGAATAACATCTCCAGCAACTTCAGCTCCTCGCAAGCGCTGCAGGCTTCGTCGCTGGTGGGGCGGTCGATCATTATCCAGACCGACAAAGCCATGGTTGATACCAGCAAGAGCATGAACGGTTCGGTGGAGGTGCCATCGGCGGTGGGTAACATTTCCGTCAAGATCACCGACAAGGACGGCAACGTCGTGCGCACCGTGGATATGGGCGCGCAGAGTGCCGGCAGCCAGAGCTTTATCTGGGATGGCAAGAATGAGAAGGGCGAAATCGCCCCAGCCGGCACCTACACCTTCAATGCCTCCACCAAGAACGACAAGGGTGATGCGGTGGCCCTGGCCACCTCACTGCCGGCCACGGTAACCAGCGTGACCCTGAGCAAGACCGGCGGCGAAATGCTGCTCAACCTTGCAGGCGGCATGGGCAGCGTCAAGCTGTCGCAAATTCAGACTATCGGTACATAG
- a CDS encoding chemotaxis protein CheV, with protein MAGVMDSVNQRTQLVGQNRLELLLFRLDGKQLYGINVFKVREVLQCPKLTIMPKSNPVVCGVANIRGATIPILDLALATGSSGLQDRQSPFVIITEYNTKTQGFLVRSVERIVNMNWEEIHPPPKGTGRDHYLTAVTRVDNQLVEIIDVEKILAEVAPTSETISVGVVDAETAHKAVSLRVLTVDDSSVARKQVTRCLQTVGVDVVALNDGRQALDYLRKLVDEGKKPEEEFLMMISDIEMPEMDGYTLTAEIRNDPRMQKLHIILHTSLSGVFNQAMVKKVGADDFLAKFRPDDLASRVVDRIKAADHS; from the coding sequence ATGGCAGGTGTAATGGATTCAGTAAACCAGCGCACACAGCTGGTAGGGCAGAATCGCCTGGAGTTGTTGCTTTTCCGCCTGGACGGCAAGCAGTTGTATGGCATCAACGTGTTTAAAGTGCGTGAAGTGCTGCAATGCCCCAAGTTGACGATCATGCCCAAGTCCAATCCGGTCGTGTGTGGCGTGGCCAACATCCGTGGCGCGACTATTCCGATTCTCGACCTGGCATTGGCCACGGGGTCCTCAGGTTTGCAAGACCGCCAGAGTCCCTTCGTGATCATTACCGAGTACAACACCAAGACCCAGGGGTTCCTGGTGCGCTCGGTGGAACGTATCGTCAATATGAACTGGGAAGAAATCCACCCGCCGCCCAAGGGCACCGGGCGCGATCACTACCTGACGGCGGTGACGCGGGTCGATAACCAGTTGGTGGAAATCATCGACGTGGAGAAAATCCTCGCCGAAGTAGCGCCGACCTCGGAAACCATCTCCGTAGGTGTGGTGGATGCCGAGACCGCGCATAAGGCCGTGTCTTTGCGCGTACTGACCGTGGACGACTCTTCAGTGGCGCGCAAGCAGGTCACGCGTTGTCTGCAAACTGTCGGTGTGGACGTAGTGGCGCTCAATGACGGTCGCCAGGCCCTGGACTACCTGCGCAAGCTGGTGGACGAAGGCAAGAAGCCAGAAGAAGAATTCTTGATGATGATTTCCGACATCGAGATGCCGGAAATGGACGGATACACCCTTACGGCCGAGATACGCAACGATCCACGCATGCAAAAATTGCATATCATCCTGCATACTTCGTTGTCGGGGGTATTCAATCAGGCAATGGTCAAGAAGGTCGGTGCTGATGACTTCCTGGCCAAATTCCGTCCTGATGACCTCGCATCCCGGGTAGTCGACCGGATCAAGGCAGCAGATCACAGCTGA
- the flgB gene encoding flagellar basal body rod protein FlgB, with the protein MSISFDKALGIHEQALGFRAQRAEVLANNIANADTPNYKARDLDFSAVLAAQQDKTKNGTFALNMTNNRHIEAQGLGNADESLLYRTPMQPSIDQNTVDAQLEQSNYAENSVNFQASFTLLNSKFKGLMSALRGE; encoded by the coding sequence ATGAGCATCAGCTTCGATAAAGCGCTCGGTATCCACGAACAAGCCCTGGGCTTCCGCGCCCAGCGTGCCGAAGTCCTGGCCAACAACATTGCCAACGCCGATACCCCGAACTACAAGGCTCGGGACCTGGACTTCTCCGCCGTGCTCGCTGCCCAGCAGGACAAGACCAAGAACGGCACCTTCGCCTTGAACATGACCAACAACCGTCATATCGAAGCGCAGGGCCTGGGCAATGCTGACGAGTCGCTGCTGTATCGCACGCCGATGCAGCCGTCGATCGACCAGAACACCGTCGACGCCCAACTGGAGCAATCGAATTACGCCGAGAACTCGGTGAACTTCCAGGCCAGCTTCACCCTGCTCAACAGTAAATTCAAAGGGCTGATGTCAGCCCTGCGTGGAGAGTAA
- the cheR gene encoding protein-glutamate O-methyltransferase CheR: MSTGNLDFEQFRVFLEKACGIFFGENKQYLVSSRLNKLMEQQGIKSLGELVQRIQTQPRSGLKEMVVDAMTTNETLWFRDTYPFEVLKNKVLPEAIKASPGQRLRIWSAACSSGQEPYSISMSIDEFERTNMGQLKAGAQIVATDLSGTMLTNCKTGEYDSLALGRGLSQERLQRYFDPKGAGRWAIKAPIKNRVEFRSFNLLDSYASLGKFDMVFCRNVLIYFSAEVKKDILLRIHGTLKRGGYLFLGASEALNGLPDHYQMVQCSPGIIYQAK, translated from the coding sequence TTGTCTACGGGTAATTTGGATTTCGAACAGTTCCGGGTCTTCCTGGAAAAAGCCTGTGGCATATTTTTCGGTGAAAACAAGCAATATCTGGTATCCAGCCGTCTCAACAAGCTGATGGAACAGCAGGGCATCAAGTCCCTGGGTGAGTTGGTCCAGCGGATCCAGACGCAGCCGCGCAGCGGGCTCAAGGAAATGGTGGTCGATGCCATGACCACCAACGAAACCTTATGGTTTCGCGATACCTACCCCTTTGAAGTGCTCAAGAACAAAGTGCTGCCGGAGGCGATCAAGGCCAGCCCGGGCCAGCGCTTGCGTATCTGGTCGGCGGCGTGCTCTTCGGGGCAGGAACCGTACTCGATCTCGATGTCCATCGACGAGTTCGAACGGACCAATATGGGCCAGTTGAAAGCAGGCGCGCAAATTGTCGCAACGGATCTGTCCGGCACCATGCTCACCAACTGCAAGACCGGTGAGTACGACAGCCTGGCGCTGGGCCGCGGCCTGTCCCAGGAGCGCCTGCAACGATACTTCGACCCCAAGGGGGCGGGGCGCTGGGCGATCAAGGCACCGATCAAGAACCGCGTGGAATTCCGCTCGTTCAACCTGCTCGACAGCTACGCCAGCCTGGGCAAGTTCGACATGGTGTTCTGCCGCAACGTGCTGATCTATTTCTCGGCTGAAGTGAAGAAAGACATCCTGTTACGCATCCACGGCACGCTCAAGCGCGGCGGGTATCTGTTCCTTGGTGCTTCCGAAGCCTTGAACGGCCTGCCGGATCACTACCAGATGGTGCAGTGCAGCCCGGGAATCATCTACCAGGCCAAGTAA
- the flgA gene encoding flagellar basal body P-ring formation chaperone FlgA, with amino-acid sequence MDIKTTVSRHFGCQRYRRLLCASMALLALGLNAATRADNVTLPDVLIGVTQGFLEFTVEDYLATTQTPGRYEIQVNQLDPRLRMPMCDRELTATLESPSQPIGRVTVKVRCEGASPWTVFVPAQVKLFRDVVVVARPLKRTGIISFEDVALRERDISQINQGYLTSVDQAIGQRLTRPMVTDQVITLVHLEQAEVIRKGDQVVISASSGGLNVRMPGEALSNGGMSEQIRVKNLNSNRVIKARVTAPGQVEVAL; translated from the coding sequence ATGGATATTAAAACGACAGTTTCCCGACACTTTGGCTGCCAACGCTATCGCAGATTGCTCTGCGCCTCGATGGCGTTGCTTGCCTTGGGGCTCAATGCTGCGACCCGTGCCGACAACGTTACCCTGCCTGATGTACTTATCGGCGTCACCCAAGGGTTTCTTGAGTTCACTGTAGAAGATTATCTGGCAACCACACAGACGCCGGGGCGTTATGAAATCCAAGTCAATCAGTTGGACCCGCGTTTGCGCATGCCCATGTGCGACAGGGAATTGACAGCCACCCTGGAAAGCCCCTCTCAACCCATTGGCCGGGTCACGGTGAAAGTACGTTGTGAAGGTGCCTCGCCGTGGACAGTATTCGTGCCTGCGCAGGTCAAGCTGTTCCGTGATGTGGTTGTCGTTGCGCGGCCGCTGAAACGCACCGGTATTATTAGCTTTGAGGATGTGGCCCTGCGTGAACGGGACATCAGCCAGATCAACCAGGGCTATCTGACCTCAGTGGACCAGGCTATTGGGCAGCGGCTCACCCGACCAATGGTCACCGATCAAGTCATCACATTGGTTCACCTGGAACAGGCCGAAGTGATTCGCAAAGGTGACCAGGTGGTGATTTCCGCCAGCAGCGGCGGGTTGAATGTAAGAATGCCGGGTGAAGCGCTGTCCAACGGCGGCATGAGCGAACAGATCCGTGTCAAGAATCTCAACTCCAACCGCGTCATCAAGGCGCGCGTGACCGCCCCCGGGCAAGTCGAGGTCGCTTTATAG
- a CDS encoding MFS transporter codes for MRQIWKSFRALYFASLMMLIGSGLLSTYLALRLAADNVDSLWVGALMAANYFGLVLGGKIGHRLIARVGHIRAYATCAGIVGAAVLGHGLIDWLPAWIVLRMIVGLGMMCQYMVIESWLNEQADAKQRGVVFSGYMIASYLGLVLGQLILVMHPHLGLELLMLVALCFALCLVPVAMTRRIHPAPLHPAPMEPRFFIKRVPQSLSTVLGAGLIVGSFYGLAPLYASQQGLTTEQVGLFMGSCIFAGLLVQWPLGWLSDRYDRALLIRCFALCLAITALPLAIMAQVPLEVLFVTGFFCSLVQFCLYPLAVAFSNDHVEGDRRVSLTAMLLVTYGIGASVGPLLAGVVMKLFGSQMLYAFFSLCALILVWRIRPKAVTNLHQVDDAPLHHVAMPDSMSSSPLVAALDPRVDEQVVQEQMQVSVPDPEPEPATDEPANEEPQEHPDPDEHPHDLSRARP; via the coding sequence ATGCGCCAGATCTGGAAATCTTTTCGAGCCCTTTATTTCGCTTCCTTGATGATGCTGATTGGCTCCGGCCTGCTCAGTACTTATCTAGCCTTGCGCCTTGCGGCAGACAATGTCGACAGCCTGTGGGTCGGTGCGCTGATGGCCGCCAACTATTTTGGCTTGGTCCTGGGTGGCAAGATCGGCCACCGCCTGATTGCCCGGGTCGGGCATATTCGTGCCTACGCCACCTGCGCTGGGATCGTCGGCGCAGCGGTGCTGGGCCACGGTTTGATCGATTGGTTGCCTGCCTGGATCGTGCTGCGGATGATCGTAGGCCTGGGCATGATGTGCCAGTACATGGTCATTGAAAGTTGGCTCAATGAGCAGGCGGATGCCAAACAGCGCGGCGTAGTGTTCAGTGGCTACATGATCGCGTCTTATCTTGGGCTGGTGCTGGGCCAGTTGATCCTGGTCATGCACCCTCATCTTGGGCTCGAGCTGTTGATGCTGGTCGCGTTGTGCTTTGCCCTGTGCCTGGTGCCGGTAGCCATGACCCGACGTATTCACCCGGCACCATTGCACCCGGCGCCGATGGAGCCTCGCTTCTTTATCAAGCGTGTACCGCAGTCGCTCAGTACGGTGCTGGGCGCAGGGTTGATCGTGGGCTCGTTCTACGGTTTGGCGCCGCTCTACGCGTCCCAGCAGGGGCTGACGACTGAACAGGTTGGCTTGTTCATGGGTAGCTGTATTTTCGCCGGTTTGCTCGTGCAGTGGCCTCTGGGCTGGTTGTCGGACCGCTATGACCGAGCACTGCTGATTCGCTGCTTTGCCTTGTGCCTGGCGATAACGGCGTTGCCGCTGGCGATCATGGCTCAGGTGCCCTTGGAAGTGCTGTTCGTGACGGGGTTCTTTTGTTCGCTGGTGCAGTTCTGTCTGTACCCGTTGGCTGTGGCCTTTTCCAACGACCACGTCGAAGGTGACCGCCGGGTTTCGTTGACGGCCATGCTGCTGGTGACCTATGGCATAGGCGCGAGCGTTGGCCCACTGTTGGCAGGTGTCGTCATGAAGCTATTCGGCAGCCAGATGCTCTACGCGTTTTTCAGCCTCTGTGCGTTGATCCTGGTGTGGCGAATCCGACCGAAAGCAGTAACCAATCTGCATCAGGTCGACGACGCGCCGTTGCATCACGTGGCGATGCCCGACAGCATGTCCAGTTCGCCATTGGTTGCTGCGCTGGACCCGCGGGTGGATGAGCAGGTGGTGCAGGAGCAGATGCAAGTCAGCGTTCCTGATCCAGAGCCTGAACCCGCAACGGATGAGCCGGCTAATGAAGAGCCGCAAGAGCACCCAGACCCGGACGAACATCCTCATGACTTGAGCAGGGCGCGACCCTGA